One Algibacter sp. L3A6 genomic region harbors:
- a CDS encoding EpsG family protein gives MFDFIPLEYYSFYFYQIIFLTCVITYLHTLVLSGYEQKTYNYNRNLSFILLTFILAYMGFRPISGIYFVDMATYARTFEQFKHGMQVSPDGDIAFELFIKGCSNIMTVEMFFLLCAIIYVVPLFLAVKTWFPRYYFFAFLLLVASFSFWAYGTNGIRNGMASSIFILGLSYIKRNNIKMIIILIFSIMFHKSMTLPVIALVTSFFMTDTKKYFMFWGLSIILSLVMGAFWVQLFASLGFGDDRLAGYLTAKADPSQFSSTGFRFDFLIYSGAPLALAYFYVIKKGFNDVIYKHILHTYIISNAFWIMVIRANFSNRFAYLSWFLMALVVGYPLFKKIFWEHQFKKIGLILLIYYSFTYLMFYYYEFR, from the coding sequence ATGTTCGACTTTATACCATTAGAATATTACTCCTTTTATTTTTATCAAATAATCTTTTTAACTTGTGTGATAACTTACCTTCATACTTTAGTTTTAAGTGGTTACGAACAAAAAACTTATAATTATAATCGAAATCTATCTTTTATATTACTAACGTTCATTTTAGCGTACATGGGGTTTCGACCTATTAGCGGTATTTATTTCGTTGATATGGCTACTTATGCGAGAACGTTTGAGCAGTTTAAGCATGGAATGCAAGTAAGTCCTGATGGTGATATCGCCTTTGAATTATTTATAAAGGGATGCTCAAATATAATGACTGTGGAAATGTTTTTTTTATTGTGTGCGATAATTTATGTTGTCCCCTTATTTCTTGCAGTCAAAACCTGGTTTCCACGCTATTATTTTTTTGCATTTTTACTTTTAGTGGCTTCTTTTTCTTTCTGGGCATATGGCACAAACGGCATACGCAATGGAATGGCAAGTTCTATATTTATTTTAGGTTTATCTTATATAAAAAGAAATAATATTAAAATGATAATCATTTTAATATTTTCGATAATGTTTCATAAAAGTATGACCTTACCTGTAATAGCTTTGGTGACATCTTTCTTTATGACAGATACTAAAAAATACTTTATGTTCTGGGGACTAAGTATAATATTATCATTGGTGATGGGAGCTTTTTGGGTACAACTATTTGCTTCCTTAGGTTTTGGTGATGATCGGTTAGCAGGCTATTTAACAGCCAAAGCAGACCCTAGTCAATTTAGTTCTACTGGTTTCAGATTTGACTTTCTTATATATAGTGGAGCACCTCTAGCTTTAGCATATTTTTATGTTATCAAAAAAGGTTTTAACGATGTAATTTACAAACATATTTTACACACATATATTATTTCGAATGCTTTTTGGATTATGGTAATACGTGCAAATTTTTCTAATCGATTTGCTTATTTATCTTGGTTTTTAATGGCTTTAGTTGTTGGATACCCATTATTCAAAAAAATATTTTGGGAACACCAATTTAAAAAAATTGGCCTAATTTTATTAATCTATTATAGCTTCACTTACCTTATGTTCTACTATTATGAATTTCGATAA
- a CDS encoding glycosyltransferase family 4 protein yields MLSKIKLLYITNQICGAAGLERVLSIKARLLAENYGYDVHIITLNQGKTELFYDFGNSITHHDVLVYGNPLIYIYKYIKELKHKVKLINPDIICVCDDGLKGFFLPLILRKPCPMIYERHVSKEIQNTTDNFNVLIWLKNKIIFNLMYFGGRRYDKFVVLTEGNLREWPLKNIMVISNPLSFKKEVVKSNLDKNIVLAVGRQSFQKGYDRLLLIWQKLALSYPDWELHIYGKKDTSLKLDEITNNYNINSSVKFFDPVKDISQVYQKASIFVLSSRFEGFGMVLTEAMLHGVPCVSFDCPYGPSDIINHNKNGFLIKNGNIQDFSEAISRLIEKKDLRKLMGRQAIDDALKFSPTIILDQWNTLFKSLIK; encoded by the coding sequence ATGCTATCGAAAATTAAACTACTATACATAACAAATCAAATTTGCGGTGCAGCCGGTCTAGAAAGAGTCCTATCCATAAAAGCACGTTTATTGGCAGAAAATTACGGATATGATGTGCACATAATTACCTTAAACCAAGGTAAAACAGAACTTTTCTATGATTTTGGAAATAGTATAACTCATCACGATGTTTTAGTGTATGGAAATCCATTGATATATATATATAAGTATATTAAAGAGCTAAAACATAAAGTTAAGTTAATCAATCCTGATATTATTTGTGTTTGTGATGACGGTTTAAAAGGTTTTTTTTTACCATTAATTTTAAGAAAACCTTGCCCTATGATTTATGAAAGACATGTATCAAAAGAAATTCAAAATACAACAGATAATTTTAATGTTTTAATTTGGTTAAAGAATAAGATCATATTTAATTTAATGTATTTTGGAGGTAGAAGATATGATAAATTTGTTGTTTTAACAGAGGGAAATCTAAGAGAATGGCCGTTAAAAAACATCATGGTTATTAGCAATCCTTTATCATTTAAAAAAGAGGTCGTCAAAAGTAATTTAGATAAAAACATTGTATTAGCTGTCGGTAGGCAGAGTTTTCAAAAGGGATATGATAGATTATTACTTATATGGCAGAAACTAGCCTTATCCTATCCAGATTGGGAATTACATATTTATGGTAAAAAAGATACTTCTTTAAAATTAGATGAAATAACAAATAATTATAATATAAATTCATCCGTTAAATTTTTTGATCCCGTAAAAGATATAAGTCAAGTTTACCAAAAAGCATCTATCTTTGTCCTTTCTTCACGATTTGAAGGCTTTGGAATGGTTTTAACAGAAGCAATGCTACATGGTGTACCATGTGTTTCTTTTGATTGTCCCTACGGTCCATCGGATATTATTAATCATAATAAGAACGGTTTTCTGATAAAAAACGGAAATATACAAGATTTTTCTGAAGCTATATCTCGACTTATAGAAAAAAAAGATCTAAGAAAGTTAATGGGAAGACAAGCCATAGATGACGCTTTAAAATTCAGCCCAACAATTATATTAGACCAATGGAATACTCTATTTAAATCACTAATAAAATGA
- a CDS encoding nucleotide sugar dehydrogenase, with protein sequence MNKDKIAVIGLGYVGLPLARLFATKFNIVGFDINQSRIDELSKGVDSTLEVEEEVLKSVLKTSQNDQNGLICSSNLDDIRDCNYYIITVPTPIDKNNRPDLTPLYKSSKTVAKVLKKGDIVIYESTVYPGVTEDECVPILEKISGLKFNEDFFAGYSPERINPGDKLHTIDKILKVTAGSTPEIGKKVDDLYASIITAGTHLAPTIKVAEAAKVIENSQRDINIAFVNELAKIFNLMDIDTHAVLEAAGTKWNFLPFKPGLVGGHCIGVDPYYLAQKAQEVGYHPEIILAGRRVNDGMGQYVASEVVKLMIKNDIHIKHASILMLGITFKENCPDVRNSKSVGVVKELQSYGANITIYDPWANPKEVNHEYGLNTNYTLPNEKFDTIVLTVAHKEFLLLDTTILLKTKGVIYDVKSVLNKNISKRL encoded by the coding sequence ATGAACAAAGACAAAATAGCTGTAATAGGTTTAGGATATGTAGGTTTACCTTTAGCAAGATTGTTTGCTACGAAGTTTAATATTGTTGGTTTCGATATTAATCAAAGTAGAATAGACGAGCTGTCTAAAGGTGTTGACTCTACCTTAGAAGTTGAAGAAGAGGTGTTGAAATCCGTTTTAAAAACGTCTCAAAACGATCAAAATGGCTTAATTTGTTCTTCTAATTTAGATGATATTAGAGACTGTAACTATTACATTATTACAGTACCAACCCCTATTGATAAAAATAATAGACCCGATTTAACACCATTGTACAAATCGAGTAAAACTGTTGCCAAGGTCCTTAAAAAAGGAGATATCGTGATATATGAATCTACTGTATACCCAGGTGTAACTGAAGATGAATGTGTTCCTATTCTAGAAAAAATAAGTGGTTTAAAATTCAACGAAGACTTTTTCGCTGGCTATTCTCCAGAACGTATCAATCCAGGTGATAAATTACACACTATAGATAAAATTTTAAAAGTAACTGCCGGTTCTACTCCAGAAATAGGTAAAAAAGTAGATGACTTGTACGCAAGTATCATTACGGCAGGTACGCACCTCGCTCCTACTATTAAAGTAGCCGAAGCTGCAAAAGTTATTGAGAACTCACAACGCGATATCAATATTGCTTTTGTAAACGAGCTAGCTAAAATATTCAACCTTATGGATATTGATACCCATGCCGTTTTAGAAGCTGCTGGTACCAAATGGAACTTTTTACCTTTTAAACCAGGTTTGGTTGGCGGACACTGTATTGGTGTCGACCCCTATTATTTAGCTCAAAAAGCGCAAGAAGTAGGTTATCATCCTGAAATTATTTTAGCGGGGCGTCGTGTAAACGATGGCATGGGACAATACGTAGCATCCGAAGTTGTAAAACTAATGATCAAAAACGACATTCATATTAAACATGCTAGTATATTGATGTTAGGTATTACATTTAAAGAAAACTGTCCTGATGTTAGAAATAGCAAATCTGTTGGTGTCGTTAAAGAATTACAAAGTTATGGAGCTAATATTACTATTTATGATCCTTGGGCAAACCCAAAAGAAGTAAATCATGAATATGGATTAAATACTAACTATACATTACCTAATGAAAAATTTGATACAATTGTCTTAACTGTAGCTCATAAAGAGTTTTTACTTCTAGATACTACAATATTATTAAAGACAAAAGGTGTAATATATGATGTTAAGTCTGTGCTAAATAAAAATATAAGTAAACGTTTATAA
- a CDS encoding CatB-related O-acetyltransferase, whose product MKRKIRKLIWNILGIDYDQALNIHDYIFLKNDKFSQIGYKTYDNGALVWRWTDAPLIIGKFCSIANNVRFIVDEGHHNSSHITNFPLANNLFKEELLQSNSGIAHEIINKIKQKEGIIIGNDVWIGMGSLIMPGVTIGNGVTIGANSVVTKNIPDYAIALGSPARVIKLKHSTEDIKKLNRIAWWDWDVKVVKYRIADFYSNNQNFIQKYHK is encoded by the coding sequence ATGAAAAGAAAAATTAGAAAGCTCATATGGAATATCCTTGGTATTGATTATGACCAAGCATTAAACATACATGATTATATATTTTTAAAAAATGATAAATTCTCCCAAATAGGATATAAGACATATGATAATGGTGCCTTAGTTTGGAGATGGACAGACGCTCCTTTAATAATCGGTAAATTCTGTAGCATAGCAAATAATGTGAGGTTTATTGTTGATGAAGGACATCATAACTCTTCTCATATCACAAACTTCCCACTTGCTAATAATTTATTCAAAGAAGAATTACTACAGTCTAATTCAGGAATAGCTCATGAAATTATTAATAAAATAAAACAAAAAGAAGGTATAATCATCGGTAATGATGTTTGGATAGGTATGGGCTCTCTTATAATGCCAGGAGTAACTATTGGAAACGGAGTAACTATTGGAGCTAACTCCGTGGTAACAAAAAATATTCCTGATTATGCTATAGCTTTAGGCAGTCCTGCTAGGGTTATTAAATTAAAACACTCTACCGAAGATATAAAAAAATTAAATAGAATAGCTTGGTGGGATTGGGATGTAAAAGTTGTTAAATATAGAATAGCCGATTTCTATTCTAATAATCAAAACTTTATCCAAAAATATCACAAATAA
- a CDS encoding glycosyltransferase: MKKIAFIIESLQCGGAEKSLVTLLQNIDCETYNIDLIVNIDNSAFQKFVPKNVNINVINIYSEVNPLTMFYLRLLFKIRKTLNKKNKHHIAQLHWKTFGKQIKKLDKVYDIAVAYNQGFATYYTAEKVKADKKFAWLNIDYQKAGYNIKFDLNKYQVFNTVVTVSDECNESFVSELKKINHTIKTTVIKDITDVDIVNKLSSEHQGLIPNDNLINICSVGRLAEQKGWHLAIEALEILIKKGRNIKWYIIGEGPKRNELERLIEKKQLKNNLILLGYKENPYPYIKSCNIYVQTSLFEGLGLTVIEAAILNKPIVTTNFPTAYTIINNEKTGLICDMNSNSIAKAIETYIENKEFTDFIVNNLSIKENTDKEDSLEKISLLLN; the protein is encoded by the coding sequence ATGAAAAAAATTGCGTTTATAATTGAGTCCTTACAATGTGGAGGCGCGGAAAAAAGCCTTGTTACATTATTACAAAATATAGATTGTGAAACTTATAATATAGATCTAATAGTTAACATAGATAATTCAGCTTTTCAAAAATTTGTTCCGAAAAATGTAAATATTAATGTTATTAATATTTACTCTGAAGTGAATCCATTAACTATGTTTTATTTAAGATTGCTTTTTAAAATTAGAAAAACATTAAATAAAAAGAATAAACATCATATCGCACAATTACATTGGAAAACTTTTGGAAAACAAATTAAAAAATTAGATAAAGTGTATGATATTGCTGTAGCATACAATCAAGGTTTTGCTACTTATTATACTGCTGAAAAAGTAAAAGCAGATAAAAAGTTTGCCTGGCTAAATATAGATTATCAAAAAGCAGGGTACAACATTAAATTTGATTTAAACAAATATCAGGTGTTTAATACGGTAGTAACCGTTTCGGATGAATGTAATGAATCATTTGTATCAGAACTAAAAAAAATTAATCATACCATAAAAACAACTGTTATTAAAGATATTACGGACGTAGATATTGTGAATAAATTGAGTTCAGAACACCAGGGACTAATTCCCAATGATAACCTTATAAATATTTGTTCGGTAGGCCGTTTAGCTGAGCAAAAAGGTTGGCACCTTGCAATTGAAGCACTTGAAATATTAATAAAAAAAGGCAGAAATATTAAGTGGTATATTATTGGTGAAGGTCCAAAGAGAAATGAATTAGAGCGCTTAATAGAAAAAAAACAACTTAAAAATAATTTAATTTTATTAGGATATAAAGAAAACCCTTACCCATATATAAAATCTTGCAATATTTATGTCCAAACATCTTTGTTTGAAGGATTAGGGTTAACTGTTATTGAGGCTGCTATATTAAACAAACCTATTGTGACAACAAACTTTCCAACAGCATATACCATTATTAACAATGAAAAAACTGGTTTAATATGTGATATGAATTCAAATTCTATAGCAAAAGCCATTGAAACTTATATAGAAAACAAAGAGTTTACCGATTTTATCGTAAACAATTTATCTATCAAAGAAAATACAGATAAAGAAGATTCCTTGGAGAAAATATCTCTTTTACTGAATTAA
- a CDS encoding glycosyltransferase: MKRILLIIPYGSVGGMERLALHFYNYYKSTGHQIKVVKFFGLKSDIINFNNDEYALLNKDLSELSLTKRITFYLSAPFKLRKIIKKEKITYSIAFGDMANIFSSLTKTNDYKIGSIHALKSVELNSKSIFTKLIKTSYRTVYKNLDKVVCISAAIKKDLITNCNYKFRENLEVIYNPHDVIDIRRLAEETIDLPDEKKLFSAEYQNIVFIGRISFQKSPWHIINAFNLLLKNKKNVNLIFIGDGDPKVLEYIKNLITKYNIESHIYFLGRKSNPYKYLKKADALVLSSYYEGTPNVIVEAIALNTMVVSSNCTEGIMELMSLENHTKSTNNITVEAGIITPNLYKGFLGFPKSTNYMEEEKQLAIALEETLNIQKIKPHRELNSKLLEKFDLEYVSKQYLTKA; encoded by the coding sequence ATGAAACGTATATTATTAATAATTCCCTATGGTAGTGTTGGAGGAATGGAGCGTTTAGCTTTACATTTTTATAATTATTATAAAAGCACTGGACATCAAATCAAAGTTGTTAAGTTTTTTGGATTGAAGTCAGATATCATTAATTTTAATAATGATGAATATGCGCTTTTGAATAAAGACCTTTCTGAATTATCATTAACAAAAAGAATAACGTTTTATCTTTCTGCACCATTTAAACTAAGAAAAATTATAAAAAAAGAAAAAATAACATATAGCATAGCTTTTGGGGATATGGCTAATATTTTTTCTTCATTAACAAAAACGAATGATTATAAAATAGGAAGTATCCATGCTTTAAAAAGTGTTGAGCTTAATAGTAAAAGCATATTCACAAAACTAATAAAAACCTCTTACAGAACTGTTTACAAAAACCTAGATAAGGTTGTTTGCATTAGTGCTGCAATAAAAAAAGACCTTATTACCAATTGTAATTATAAATTCCGTGAAAATTTAGAGGTTATCTATAATCCTCATGATGTTATAGACATTCGAAGATTAGCCGAAGAAACTATTGATTTACCTGATGAAAAAAAACTATTTAGCGCAGAGTATCAAAACATTGTTTTTATTGGCAGAATTTCTTTTCAAAAGTCACCCTGGCATATTATTAATGCATTTAATTTGCTCCTAAAAAATAAAAAAAATGTGAATTTAATATTTATCGGTGACGGTGACCCCAAAGTACTAGAATACATAAAAAACTTAATAACAAAATATAATATAGAATCACATATTTATTTTTTGGGAAGAAAAAGCAACCCCTATAAATACTTAAAAAAAGCAGATGCCTTAGTTTTATCTTCATATTATGAGGGTACTCCTAATGTAATTGTAGAAGCAATTGCATTAAACACAATGGTTGTTAGTTCGAACTGTACAGAAGGTATAATGGAACTAATGAGTTTAGAAAATCACACGAAAAGCACCAATAATATTACGGTAGAAGCAGGAATAATAACACCTAATTTATATAAAGGGTTTTTAGGCTTTCCAAAAAGCACTAACTATATGGAGGAAGAAAAACAACTGGCTATTGCATTAGAGGAAACTTTAAACATTCAAAAAATAAAACCTCATAGAGAACTAAATTCTAAATTATTAGAAAAATTTGATTTAGAGTATGTTTCAAAACAATATTTGACTAAAGCTTAA
- a CDS encoding polysaccharide pyruvyl transferase family protein translates to MNIKTITCHEVYNYGASLQEYALLAYLEKLGHNTETIHYKPAYLCDRYNFWYIGNKKFEKYLLTKIMYIIIKLPQRLRFLRRKKNFDNFSAKHIKSTKSLYRTNEELKRNLPEADIYICGSDQIWNSFFQNGKDPAFYLNFVPQNKLKISYAASFAIEKLEDNIKEFVKTNISNLHHISVRESSGKTILEDLEIKNVTQVLDPVFLLNKQEWFKLENNLKIKEDYIFIYDFDSNPSIKEMAERVRQKTGWKIISVNENIKYADKNFWHKGPSSFLNLIKDAKFVISNSFHAVAFSIIFEKDFVVFNRTSNINTRMRDLLDSIKLNNLLILDTDMIENHELNSINYSVVNKYLNNLINSSKTFLEDAIEN, encoded by the coding sequence ATGAATATAAAAACAATAACATGTCACGAAGTCTACAATTACGGGGCTAGTTTACAAGAATATGCCCTACTTGCCTATTTAGAAAAATTAGGCCATAATACTGAAACTATTCATTATAAACCTGCATATTTATGCGACCGATACAATTTTTGGTATATCGGTAATAAAAAATTTGAAAAGTATCTTCTTACCAAAATAATGTATATCATTATCAAATTACCCCAAAGGTTACGATTCTTAAGAAGAAAAAAGAATTTTGATAATTTCTCAGCAAAACATATCAAATCAACCAAGTCATTATATAGAACCAATGAGGAGTTGAAACGAAATCTTCCTGAAGCAGACATCTACATTTGTGGAAGTGACCAAATATGGAATTCCTTTTTTCAAAACGGAAAGGATCCTGCTTTTTATTTAAATTTTGTGCCTCAAAATAAATTAAAAATATCCTATGCAGCCAGTTTCGCTATCGAGAAACTGGAAGATAATATAAAAGAATTTGTAAAAACAAACATATCAAACTTACATCATATTTCAGTAAGGGAATCATCTGGTAAAACTATTCTTGAAGACTTAGAAATAAAAAACGTTACACAAGTTCTTGATCCTGTCTTTTTATTAAATAAACAAGAATGGTTTAAACTTGAAAATAATTTAAAAATAAAAGAAGATTACATATTTATTTATGATTTTGATTCTAACCCTTCAATAAAAGAGATGGCTGAGAGAGTCCGACAAAAAACAGGTTGGAAAATAATATCTGTTAATGAAAATATTAAATATGCAGATAAAAACTTTTGGCATAAAGGTCCAAGCTCTTTTTTAAATTTGATAAAAGACGCTAAATTTGTAATATCTAATAGCTTTCACGCAGTTGCCTTCTCTATTATTTTTGAAAAAGATTTTGTAGTATTTAATAGAACATCTAATATAAATACTAGAATGAGAGACTTATTAGACTCTATAAAATTAAATAATCTTTTAATTTTAGATACGGATATGATAGAGAACCATGAACTTAACTCTATTAACTATAGTGTGGTAAACAAATATCTAAATAATTTAATAAACAGCTCTAAAACTTTCTTAGAAGATGCTATCGAAAATTAA
- a CDS encoding glycosyltransferase → MKLSIIVPVYNVQDYLKKCLDSLFNQDIETNEYEVITVNDGSTDNSLIILKELKDIYPSIKIFTQKNQGLSGARNTGIEKASGDYILFVDSDDYILKNSLKLIVDIAEERNLDILEFGAEGISETDSTVYISQSSTLKKILTGEEYLANISYMSSACNKLYNRMFLNNKNLRFMKGVYIEDIEFNTRAVYKATRIEAIDTIVAHFLQREGSITRTNNAAKTKKMIYDIHTVLSSIDQFNETTISSKSIAYIPIKKRTCALISTMLLRVLTDIDDYKIKKDIFNKLKTQNLYPIPYQTDDKKKDLFRWFSNQNFLFSLTCKLYCLKNK, encoded by the coding sequence ATGAAACTTTCAATTATTGTACCTGTATATAATGTCCAAGATTATTTAAAAAAATGTTTAGATAGCTTATTTAATCAAGATATAGAAACAAATGAATATGAAGTCATTACGGTTAATGATGGATCTACTGACAACAGCCTTATAATTCTAAAAGAATTAAAGGATATTTATCCATCAATTAAAATTTTTACGCAAAAAAATCAAGGTCTGAGTGGTGCTAGAAATACAGGAATTGAAAAAGCTAGCGGGGATTATATTTTATTCGTAGATTCAGATGATTATATACTTAAAAATAGCCTAAAACTAATTGTTGATATAGCTGAAGAACGTAATTTAGATATATTAGAGTTCGGAGCAGAAGGTATTAGTGAAACAGATAGTACTGTTTATATTAGCCAAAGCTCAACGCTAAAAAAAATCTTAACAGGAGAAGAGTATTTAGCTAACATTAGTTATATGAGTTCAGCTTGTAATAAACTTTATAATCGCATGTTTTTAAATAATAAAAATTTGCGTTTTATGAAAGGTGTTTATATAGAAGATATAGAATTTAACACTAGAGCCGTCTATAAAGCTACTAGAATTGAAGCTATAGATACAATAGTCGCCCATTTTTTACAACGAGAAGGATCTATTACAAGAACTAATAATGCAGCCAAAACAAAAAAAATGATTTATGATATTCATACCGTTTTATCATCTATCGATCAATTTAACGAAACTACTATATCTTCAAAATCGATAGCATACATTCCCATAAAAAAAAGAACTTGTGCATTGATATCTACTATGTTACTTCGCGTACTAACGGATATTGACGATTATAAAATAAAAAAAGACATATTTAATAAACTTAAAACACAAAACTTATACCCTATTCCATACCAAACGGATGACAAAAAAAAGGATTTATTTAGATGGTTTTCAAATCAAAATTTTTTATTTTCTTTAACCTGTAAGTTATATTGTCTAAAAAATAAATAA
- a CDS encoding lipopolysaccharide biosynthesis protein, translating to MSQIKKGALLNYITVFLTNIVGLFITPFILNHLGKSEYGIYTAIGALVGTISVLDLGLNNTIIRFVAKYKAEKDRRSEENFLATTMLIYIAISIVITIIGFIFYGHIDSYFTKMNSEEINISKTIFILLIFNLAIGLPGGSFVAICYGYENFVFPKSINIIRYLLRTIVVVAILLVGGKAIALVIIDTVFNILFMLTEAYFVFFKLKVKIKLHYFSSAFLKKIFSYSIWIFVYGIVAQFQWKSGQIVLGNFSNTEVLAVYAIGLTLGSYYGAFSSAITGVFLPRATQMIVNNASPAELTDTMIKIGRVSFIVLMYVLGAFYLYGKQFVFLWVGESYYDSYIIALIIMVVYTIPLVQGFTGPLIEAQNKVAFKAIVYLIFLAFGTLLGFFLAKQHGAIGMIGGTVIGWFIAQNIMNVFYHRVLKLDILRFFRELFSKILITFLFILTVGYLINYIPGDGWINFIIKASFYSIVFIILMYKFGTITYEKDLFSGILAKIKK from the coding sequence TTGAGTCAAATAAAAAAAGGTGCATTACTAAATTATATAACTGTGTTTTTAACAAATATAGTAGGTTTATTTATAACTCCGTTTATACTAAATCACCTTGGTAAATCTGAGTATGGTATTTATACAGCTATCGGAGCCTTAGTCGGTACTATTTCTGTTTTAGATTTAGGGTTAAATAATACTATAATACGTTTTGTTGCTAAATACAAGGCAGAAAAGGACCGAAGATCTGAAGAAAATTTTTTAGCTACAACAATGCTCATCTATATTGCTATTTCTATTGTCATTACTATTATTGGCTTCATTTTTTATGGACATATCGATAGCTACTTTACTAAAATGAATTCGGAAGAAATAAATATATCTAAAACTATATTTATACTGTTAATCTTTAATTTAGCTATAGGATTGCCTGGAGGAAGCTTTGTAGCTATATGTTATGGATATGAAAACTTTGTTTTTCCCAAATCAATTAATATAATAAGATACCTATTAAGAACTATTGTTGTTGTTGCAATATTGCTAGTGGGTGGCAAAGCGATTGCTTTAGTAATTATTGATACCGTATTCAATATTTTATTCATGTTAACTGAAGCATACTTTGTTTTTTTCAAATTAAAAGTAAAAATAAAATTACATTACTTCAGCTCAGCTTTTTTAAAGAAAATATTCAGCTACTCAATTTGGATTTTTGTTTATGGTATAGTTGCTCAATTTCAATGGAAATCAGGACAAATCGTTCTAGGTAATTTTTCTAATACCGAAGTGCTAGCAGTATATGCCATAGGTTTAACTTTAGGTAGTTATTATGGCGCATTTTCGTCTGCTATAACAGGTGTGTTTCTTCCAAGGGCAACTCAAATGATTGTAAATAATGCATCGCCAGCAGAGCTTACAGATACAATGATAAAGATAGGCCGAGTATCATTTATAGTATTAATGTATGTTTTGGGTGCTTTTTACTTATATGGCAAACAATTTGTTTTTCTATGGGTTGGTGAATCATACTATGATTCATATATTATTGCTTTAATCATTATGGTTGTATATACAATACCACTAGTTCAAGGGTTTACAGGCCCATTAATAGAGGCTCAAAATAAGGTTGCTTTTAAGGCTATAGTTTATTTGATTTTTTTAGCATTCGGAACACTTTTAGGGTTTTTCTTAGCAAAACAACATGGAGCAATAGGAATGATTGGGGGAACTGTTATCGGATGGTTTATCGCTCAAAATATCATGAATGTATTTTATCATAGAGTATTAAAACTCGACATATTACGTTTTTTTAGAGAATTATTTAGTAAGATATTAATTACTTTTCTATTCATACTAACTGTAGGTTATTTAATTAACTATATCCCAGGTGATGGGTGGATTAATTTTATAATAAAAGCTAGTTTTTACTCAATAGTCTTTATAATTTTAATGTATAAATTTGGTACCATTACCTATGAAAAAGACCTGTTTTCAGGAATACTCGCCAAAATAAAAAAATAA